The Alphaproteobacteria bacterium genome includes a region encoding these proteins:
- a CDS encoding TolC family protein: MTRMRNSLLAGSAAVIFACGIQHAAAQSLRESVAGALGTNPRIGGVVDNRQAVDAELRRARGLYLPQVDVRSGDGPEYSDDQFTRTSGNAFHLRQELSAILTQRLFDGGEADGTVDQQIGRSKSAAFRVRETSEAVALDAVQSHLDLVRLHRILNLAEGNLNVHKDVLERVRRRASGGAGTQADIDQALSRLEEANADREETMGALRQAEATYLNVVGREAGTPLDVETPVNALPVG; this comes from the coding sequence ATGACTCGGATGCGTAACAGCTTGTTGGCCGGTTCGGCGGCGGTGATCTTTGCTTGCGGTATTCAGCACGCCGCGGCACAAAGCTTGCGCGAATCGGTGGCGGGCGCGCTCGGGACCAATCCCCGCATTGGCGGCGTCGTCGACAACCGCCAGGCGGTAGATGCGGAACTGCGCCGCGCGCGCGGCCTTTATCTGCCCCAAGTGGATGTTCGCAGCGGTGACGGCCCGGAATACTCGGACGACCAGTTCACGCGCACCTCGGGCAACGCCTTCCACCTTCGCCAGGAGTTGTCGGCGATCTTGACCCAACGTCTCTTCGATGGCGGCGAGGCGGACGGTACGGTTGACCAACAGATCGGACGATCGAAATCGGCCGCTTTTCGCGTGCGCGAGACCTCGGAGGCCGTGGCGCTCGACGCCGTGCAGTCGCATCTGGACCTGGTTCGGCTGCATCGAATCCTGAATTTGGCCGAGGGCAATCTCAACGTCCATAAGGACGTGCTGGAGCGTGTCCGCCGGCGGGCGAGCGGGGGTGCGGGCACGCAAGCCGATATCGACCAAGCGCTTTCGCGCCTCGAGGAGGCGAACGCGGACCGGGAGGAAACCATGGGTGCGCTTCGCCAGGCCGAGGCGACGTATCTGAACGTGGTCGGCCGCGAGGCGGGCACCCCACTCGACGTCGAAACGCCGGTCAACGCTCTTCCGGTCGG
- the kdpF gene encoding K(+)-transporting ATPase subunit F, with amino-acid sequence MLLDLILGGVVALGLLAYLVFALVRPERF; translated from the coding sequence ATGCTGCTCGATCTAATTCTCGGTGGTGTGGTTGCGCTCGGGCTGCTCGCATACCTCGTCTTCGCATTGGTTCGGCCCGAACGATTTTGA
- the kdpA gene encoding potassium-transporting ATPase subunit KdpA: protein MTTNGLLQIAVYFAILVALTKPLGGYMTRVFAGERTFLSPVLQPLERLLYRLSGVDSKNEQHWMTYAIAMLLFNLAGFLLLYVMQRTQSILPFNPQGMADVAPDLAFNTSVSFDTNTNWQNYGGESTMSYLVQMCGLTFHNFVSAATGIALALALIRGFARKSVKTLGNFWVDLVRCVLYVLLPISVVAALFLVWQGIPQNLGPYVEATTLEGGKQVIAQGPVASQIVIKMLGTNGGGFFNANAAHPYENPTALSNFLQMLLMIVIGAALTNVFGRMVGKQLQGWALFGAMMVLSVAGVITLYSAEAAGNPNLAPFGVDQAPSIMQAGGNMEGKEVRFGIADTALFATLTTDASCGAVNGMHDSFTPIGGMVPMINIALGEIIWGGVGSGLYGMLLFAIVAMFIAGLMVGRTPEYVGKKLESRDVKMTMLALLILPFSNLGFSALATALPAGLAGISNQGPHGFSEILYAFISMTGNNGSAFAGLNGNTMFYNVTGAFAMLIGRFAMIVPMLAVAGSLAEKKLVPPSSGTFPTDNGLFVALLVGVIVIVGGLVFFPALALGPVVEHMLMQAGTLF, encoded by the coding sequence ATGACGACGAACGGTCTGCTTCAGATCGCGGTCTATTTCGCGATCCTCGTGGCGCTTACCAAGCCGCTCGGCGGCTACATGACACGTGTCTTCGCGGGCGAACGCACATTTTTGTCACCGGTATTGCAGCCGCTCGAGCGGCTCTTGTACAGGCTTTCCGGCGTCGATTCCAAAAACGAGCAGCACTGGATGACCTACGCCATCGCCATGCTGCTCTTCAACCTTGCTGGCTTCCTGCTTCTTTATGTGATGCAGCGGACCCAATCGATCCTGCCGTTCAATCCGCAAGGCATGGCGGACGTGGCCCCCGATCTTGCCTTCAACACGTCGGTCAGTTTCGACACCAACACGAACTGGCAGAACTACGGTGGCGAATCCACGATGAGCTACCTGGTGCAGATGTGCGGATTGACCTTTCACAATTTCGTCTCGGCGGCGACGGGTATCGCGCTCGCCTTGGCCCTGATCCGCGGCTTCGCCCGCAAGTCGGTCAAGACGCTCGGCAACTTCTGGGTCGATCTCGTGCGCTGCGTCCTCTACGTTCTCCTGCCGATCTCGGTCGTTGCTGCACTCTTCCTGGTCTGGCAGGGCATTCCCCAGAACCTCGGCCCCTATGTCGAGGCGACGACGCTCGAGGGCGGCAAGCAAGTGATCGCCCAGGGACCGGTTGCGTCCCAAATCGTGATCAAGATGCTCGGCACCAACGGCGGCGGCTTTTTCAACGCCAACGCGGCACACCCCTACGAGAATCCGACGGCTCTCTCGAATTTCCTCCAGATGCTGCTGATGATCGTCATCGGTGCAGCACTCACGAACGTCTTCGGCCGCATGGTTGGCAAGCAGCTTCAAGGTTGGGCGCTCTTCGGCGCCATGATGGTTCTTTCGGTCGCCGGCGTTATCACCCTCTATAGCGCCGAGGCGGCGGGCAATCCGAACTTGGCACCCTTCGGCGTCGACCAGGCCCCGAGCATCATGCAAGCCGGCGGCAACATGGAAGGCAAGGAGGTCCGCTTCGGCATTGCCGATACGGCACTCTTTGCCACGCTCACGACCGACGCGTCTTGCGGTGCGGTCAATGGCATGCACGACAGCTTCACGCCCATCGGCGGCATGGTGCCGATGATAAACATCGCTCTCGGCGAGATCATCTGGGGCGGTGTCGGCTCCGGACTCTACGGAATGCTGCTGTTCGCGATCGTGGCGATGTTCATCGCCGGCTTGATGGTCGGACGAACCCCCGAATATGTCGGCAAGAAGCTCGAGTCGCGCGACGTTAAGATGACCATGCTCGCCCTGCTCATTCTGCCGTTCTCGAACCTCGGTTTCAGCGCGTTGGCAACCGCCCTTCCGGCCGGTCTTGCGGGTATCTCGAACCAAGGCCCGCACGGCTTCAGCGAGATCCTCTACGCCTTCATATCGATGACCGGCAACAACGGCAGTGCATTTGCGGGCTTGAACGGCAATACCATGTTCTACAACGTGACCGGCGCCTTTGCGATGCTCATCGGCCGTTTCGCCATGATCGTGCCGATGCTCGCCGTCGCGGGCTCGCTCGCTGAGAAGAAGCTGGTGCCGCCCTCTTCGGGCACCTTCCCGACGGATAACGGCCTGTTCGTGGCCCTCCTCGTGGGCGTCATCGTCATCGTTGGTGGTCTCGTATTCTTCCCGGCCCTGGCACTCGGCCCCGTGGTCGAGCACATGCTGATGCAAGCCGGAACCCTGTTCTAA
- the kdpB gene encoding potassium-transporting ATPase subunit KdpB: MDISVKPVVIDQGKRAKAARTGVNRDIIVTAIGDAFRKLDPRTLVMNPVMFAVEVVAALTTVLLVRDLIVGGGHIAFSVQIIFWLWFTVVFANFAEAVAEGRGKAQAEALRRTRTETKAKKLRAATTRDYEEVSALKLRPGDHVLVEAGDIIPGDGDVVNGVASVDESAITGESAPVIRESGGDRSAVTGGTRVLSDWVVVKITAAQGASFLDRMIALVEGAVRQKTPNEIALNILLAGMTIIFIFVVVTIPSFTSYAGGAISVLVLVALFVTLIPTTIGALLSAIGIAGMDRLVKFNVLAMSGRSVEAAGDVDTLLLDKTGTITLGNRQATELIAMPGVDEAELADASQLASFSDETPEGRSIVVLVKTKYGLRGREMAPLHAQFVKFSAQTRMSGIDFEGSSIRKGAVDAVVQYVRQVNNIPNMPAPSELTQISDRIARAGGTPLAVAKNGRILGVVHLKDIVKGGIRERFNELRRMGIRTVMITGDNPLTAAAIAAESGVDDFLAQATPEDKLRLIREEQGKGKLVAMCGDGTNDAPALAQADVGVAMQTGTQAAREAGNMVDLDSDPTKLIEIVMIGKQLLITRGALTTFSIANDVAKYFAIIPAMFAAFYPSLNVLNVMRLATPQSAILSAIIFNALIIIALIPLALRGVKYRPESAFRLLSRNLIIYGVGGVIIPFIGIKAIDMVLSAVGLASLGLV; this comes from the coding sequence ATGGACATCTCCGTCAAACCCGTTGTGATCGACCAAGGCAAGCGCGCCAAGGCCGCACGGACCGGCGTCAATCGCGACATTATCGTGACCGCGATTGGCGACGCTTTTCGCAAGCTCGATCCGCGCACGCTGGTCATGAATCCGGTCATGTTCGCTGTCGAGGTTGTGGCGGCCTTGACGACCGTGCTGCTCGTGCGCGACTTGATCGTCGGTGGCGGCCACATCGCCTTCAGCGTGCAAATCATCTTCTGGCTGTGGTTCACGGTCGTCTTTGCGAATTTCGCCGAAGCAGTTGCCGAAGGGCGCGGCAAGGCGCAGGCCGAAGCGCTGCGGCGAACGCGCACCGAAACGAAGGCGAAGAAACTGCGCGCCGCGACCACGCGCGACTACGAGGAGGTCTCCGCACTCAAGTTGAGGCCGGGCGATCATGTGCTCGTCGAGGCGGGCGACATCATCCCGGGTGACGGCGACGTCGTGAACGGTGTCGCATCGGTCGACGAGTCGGCGATCACAGGCGAATCCGCACCGGTCATCCGCGAGAGTGGCGGCGATCGTTCCGCGGTAACTGGCGGCACGCGCGTACTTTCGGATTGGGTGGTGGTGAAGATCACCGCAGCTCAGGGGGCGAGCTTCCTCGACCGCATGATTGCACTCGTCGAAGGTGCGGTGCGGCAGAAGACGCCGAATGAAATCGCGCTTAATATCCTGCTCGCGGGCATGACCATCATCTTCATCTTCGTTGTGGTCACGATCCCGAGCTTTACGAGTTATGCCGGTGGTGCGATATCCGTCCTCGTCCTGGTCGCACTCTTCGTAACGCTCATTCCGACGACGATCGGCGCCTTGCTCTCTGCGATCGGAATCGCGGGCATGGATCGGCTCGTGAAATTCAACGTGCTGGCCATGTCCGGCCGGTCGGTCGAGGCGGCGGGAGACGTTGATACCCTCCTTCTCGACAAGACGGGCACGATCACGCTCGGTAATCGCCAGGCCACTGAACTCATCGCGATGCCCGGCGTGGACGAGGCCGAGCTTGCCGACGCCTCGCAGCTCGCCTCCTTCAGTGACGAAACGCCGGAAGGCCGCTCGATCGTGGTGCTGGTCAAGACCAAATACGGCCTTCGCGGCCGGGAAATGGCCCCGCTCCACGCCCAGTTCGTCAAGTTCTCGGCCCAGACGCGGATGAGCGGCATCGATTTCGAAGGTTCCTCGATCCGCAAGGGTGCCGTCGACGCGGTCGTTCAATACGTGCGGCAGGTCAACAACATCCCGAACATGCCAGCACCGTCGGAACTCACTCAGATTTCCGACCGCATCGCGCGCGCGGGCGGCACGCCGCTCGCGGTCGCCAAGAACGGGCGCATTCTCGGCGTAGTCCACCTCAAGGACATCGTCAAGGGCGGCATCCGCGAGCGCTTCAACGAACTGAGGCGCATGGGTATTCGCACCGTCATGATCACGGGCGACAATCCGCTGACCGCGGCCGCGATCGCCGCGGAATCGGGGGTCGACGATTTCCTGGCTCAGGCGACGCCCGAGGACAAGTTGCGCCTGATCCGGGAGGAACAAGGCAAGGGAAAGCTCGTCGCGATGTGCGGCGACGGCACCAACGACGCACCCGCCCTCGCTCAGGCCGATGTCGGCGTTGCAATGCAGACCGGCACGCAAGCCGCGCGCGAGGCCGGCAACATGGTCGACCTCGACTCCGACCCGACCAAGCTGATCGAGATCGTGATGATCGGCAAGCAGTTGCTGATCACGCGCGGTGCTCTCACCACGTTCTCGATCGCAAACGACGTGGCGAAATATTTCGCGATCATTCCGGCGATGTTCGCGGCGTTCTATCCAAGCCTCAACGTGCTGAACGTCATGCGCCTCGCAACCCCGCAAAGCGCAATTCTGTCCGCGATCATCTTCAACGCCCTCATCATCATCGCACTCATCCCGCTCGCGCTCCGCGGCGTCAAGTATCGCCCGGAAAGCGCCTTTAGATTATTGAGCCGCAATCTCATCATCTACGGCGTCGGCGGCGTCATCATCCCGTTCATCGGCATCAAGGCGATCGATATGGTCTTAAGTGCCGTCGGCCTCGCCTCCCTTGGCCTCGTTTAA
- a CDS encoding K(+)-transporting ATPase subunit C produces the protein MLKELRPAIVLLVLLTALTGLAYPLAMTGVAQVLFPWQANGSLIEKDGKVIGSHLIGQSFTSDKYFHGRPSAISAPDPKDPTKTISTPYDASNSMGSNLGPTSKAFVDGVKDAATALHAENDKPVPVDLVTASGSGLDPDITPAAAQFQIPRVAKARNLPEGEVSALVARFTKGRDLGVFGEAHVNVLALNLALDALSQSKP, from the coding sequence ATGCTTAAGGAACTTCGACCTGCCATCGTGCTGCTCGTCCTGCTGACGGCTTTGACGGGCCTTGCGTATCCGCTCGCAATGACCGGCGTCGCCCAGGTTCTGTTCCCTTGGCAGGCCAACGGCAGCCTGATCGAAAAGGACGGCAAGGTCATCGGCTCGCATCTGATCGGACAGAGCTTCACGTCGGACAAATATTTCCACGGCCGGCCCTCGGCGATCAGCGCCCCCGATCCCAAGGACCCGACGAAGACAATTTCGACCCCTTACGACGCGAGCAATTCAATGGGCTCCAACCTGGGTCCAACCAGCAAGGCGTTCGTCGACGGCGTCAAGGACGCCGCCACGGCACTTCATGCCGAAAACGACAAGCCCGTCCCGGTCGATCTCGTCACGGCCTCCGGAAGCGGCCTCGACCCCGATATCACGCCGGCGGCGGCGCAGTTCCAGATTCCCCGCGTGGCCAAGGCGCGCAATCTTCCGGAGGGCGAGGTGTCCGCGCTCGTGGCGCGTTTCACCAAGGGCCGCGATCTCGGCGTCTTCGGCGAAGCGCACGTGAATGTCCTTGCGCTCAACCTGGCGCTCGACGCGTTGTCTCAGAGCAAGCCCTAA
- the secD gene encoding protein translocase subunit SecD has protein sequence MFYSRWQTIFIVAICALGVLLALPNVTSPDVLRYLPFARQIHLGLDLKGGSYLLLKVDIEAAERERLEGFLDNVRRALRGGDIQYTDLRVQDGEIKFNARDPAKIEDARKLLQPIAGIGANADFAIVTTDAGEIALKPSEAGVRDRASDALQRSIEIIRHRIDETGVAEPSIARQGADRIAVQLPGISDPERLKRLLGTTAKLSFHLLSTSPIPASGTAPPGTEILPASEGSQGPARYLVQRNIEVDGSHLRDARATTNSQTGEWIVSFEFDALGGRQFGTTTQQNVGRYLAIVLDNKVISAPVIREPILGGRGQISGHFTAASANDLAILLRGGALPAPLKIIEERTVGPNLGADAIRTGIYACAIGGGLVVFFMVFFYRLFGVFASLGLIVNLCLLMGVLSLLQASLTLPGIVGILLTVGMSVDANVLINERIREEARKGRGPVAAIQTGFSKAMSTIVDANVTTLLKMSILFLLGTGPVKGFAVTISIGILTSMFSAIVLVRLIMSVWLRRTRPKALLA, from the coding sequence GTGTTCTATTCCCGCTGGCAGACCATTTTCATCGTGGCGATTTGTGCATTGGGCGTCCTGCTGGCGCTGCCGAACGTGACGAGCCCGGACGTGCTTCGCTATCTTCCCTTCGCACGTCAAATTCACCTCGGCCTCGATCTCAAGGGTGGAAGCTATCTCCTTCTTAAGGTCGACATCGAGGCGGCTGAGCGCGAGCGCCTTGAGGGTTTTCTCGACAATGTTCGCCGAGCGCTTCGTGGCGGCGACATCCAATATACGGACCTTCGCGTCCAGGATGGTGAAATCAAGTTCAATGCGCGGGATCCCGCGAAAATCGAGGATGCGCGGAAGCTCCTCCAACCGATCGCTGGGATCGGCGCCAATGCCGATTTCGCGATCGTGACGACGGACGCCGGCGAAATCGCGCTGAAGCCGAGCGAGGCCGGCGTGAGGGACCGCGCGAGCGACGCGCTTCAGCGCTCGATTGAAATCATCCGCCACCGTATCGACGAGACCGGGGTCGCGGAACCCTCGATCGCGCGTCAAGGCGCTGACCGGATCGCCGTGCAGCTCCCGGGTATCAGCGATCCGGAGCGTCTAAAGCGCCTCTTGGGCACGACCGCGAAATTGTCCTTTCACCTCCTGAGTACCTCACCGATTCCGGCAAGCGGCACCGCACCGCCCGGCACCGAAATCCTGCCAGCAAGCGAAGGCTCTCAAGGACCCGCGCGCTATCTCGTTCAACGAAATATCGAAGTCGATGGCTCACACCTTCGCGATGCGCGAGCGACCACCAATTCCCAGACCGGCGAATGGATCGTGAGCTTTGAGTTCGACGCGCTCGGCGGGCGGCAGTTCGGCACGACGACGCAACAAAATGTCGGCCGTTACTTGGCGATCGTCCTCGACAACAAAGTCATCAGCGCGCCCGTGATCAGGGAGCCCATCCTCGGCGGGCGCGGTCAGATCAGCGGCCATTTCACCGCTGCGAGTGCGAACGATCTCGCGATCCTTCTGCGGGGCGGTGCTCTGCCGGCACCGCTCAAGATCATCGAAGAGCGGACCGTCGGGCCAAATCTGGGGGCGGACGCGATACGCACCGGTATCTATGCCTGCGCCATCGGCGGCGGCTTAGTCGTCTTCTTCATGGTCTTTTTTTACCGCCTGTTCGGCGTTTTCGCGTCGTTGGGGCTGATCGTGAATCTTTGCCTGCTCATGGGGGTTTTGTCGCTGCTCCAGGCCAGCCTAACGCTCCCGGGCATCGTCGGGATCCTCCTCACCGTCGGAATGTCAGTCGATGCCAACGTGCTCATCAACGAGCGTATCCGCGAAGAGGCCCGCAAGGGCCGGGGGCCGGTGGCCGCGATTCAAACCGGCTTCAGCAAGGCGATGTCGACGATCGTCGACGCGAACGTCACCACGCTTCTAAAGATGTCCATCCTGTTCCTGCTCGGAACGGGACCGGTCAAGGGATTCGCGGTTACGATCAGCATCGGCATCCTCACATCGATGTTCAGCGCCATCGTGCTCGTTCGCCTGATCATGTCCGTTTGGTTGCGTCGCACGCGCCCCAAGGCGCTCTTGGCTTGA
- the secF gene encoding protein translocase subunit SecF, which produces MFFGPRLVPDDTKIRFMNGRIAGLVVSAVLSLSSLILAFYPGLNFGIDFRGGIGIEAQMPNPVDFSQLRSQLEQLNLGQIDLQQFGSPNDVEIRLQRQPGGDSAEQDAVGAVRGMITRQYPGTTFPQVEAVGATVSDELFRDGMIALSIAMVAMLIYIWFRFEWQFGVAATLTLVLDVTKIVGFYGLTQFQFNATSIVAILTIMGYSINDKVVVYDRVRENLRLYRRMPLRELIDLSINETLSRTIATSGTVFLAILPLAIMSADTLREFAITLLVGIVIGTSSSIFIGAPILLLLGEGRLRRLAPVAQSEQSAGGQAD; this is translated from the coding sequence GTGTTCTTCGGACCCCGCCTTGTGCCCGACGACACCAAGATCCGATTCATGAATGGACGGATTGCCGGTCTGGTCGTCTCCGCCGTTCTGAGCTTGTCGTCGCTCATTTTGGCGTTCTATCCGGGCCTCAACTTTGGCATCGATTTCCGCGGCGGAATCGGCATCGAGGCCCAAATGCCCAACCCGGTCGATTTCAGTCAGCTCCGTAGCCAGCTCGAGCAGTTGAATCTCGGCCAGATCGACTTGCAGCAGTTCGGTTCGCCGAATGACGTCGAAATCAGACTCCAACGGCAGCCGGGGGGGGACTCGGCGGAACAGGACGCAGTGGGCGCCGTTCGCGGCATGATCACCCGCCAATACCCTGGGACGACCTTCCCCCAGGTTGAAGCGGTGGGAGCTACGGTGAGCGACGAGCTGTTCCGCGACGGCATGATCGCGCTGTCGATCGCGATGGTTGCGATGCTCATATACATCTGGTTCCGTTTCGAATGGCAATTCGGCGTCGCGGCGACGCTCACGTTGGTGCTCGACGTCACGAAGATCGTCGGCTTCTATGGCCTGACCCAATTCCAATTCAATGCGACGAGCATCGTCGCGATCCTCACGATCATGGGTTATTCGATCAACGACAAGGTCGTGGTGTACGACCGCGTGCGGGAAAACCTGAGGCTTTACAGGCGAATGCCGCTACGCGAGCTGATCGACTTGAGCATCAATGAGACCTTGAGCCGCACCATCGCTACATCGGGGACGGTTTTTCTCGCCATTCTCCCACTTGCGATAATGAGTGCGGACACGCTTCGCGAATTCGCGATAACGCTTCTGGTGGGAATCGTCATCGGCACGTCGTCGTCGATCTTCATCGGCGCGCCGATCCTTTTGCTTTTGGGCGAGGGGCGGTTGCGGCGACTGGCGCCGGTTGCGCAGTCGGAGCAATCGGCCGGCGGGCAAGCGGATTAA
- a CDS encoding sensor histidine kinase KdpD — protein MSQPDQSAREQRPSPDALLAVAKRAGRGKLKLFLGAAPGVGKTYEMLLTAAARKQEGVDVVIGVVETHGRVETERLVRGLEVIPRRRVEYRGRTLDEMDLDAVLARKPQLVLVDELAHTNAPGARHPKRYMDVEELLAAGIDVYTTLNVQHLESLNDVVAQITRIRVRETLPDSVLDEADEIEVVDLTPEDLIQRLQEGKVYVAHQAERALRHYFSPGNLTALRELALRRAAQRVDEQMLSYMQEHAIAGPWAAGERVLACVSENPNSMQVVREAKRVADHLKAKWTVLYIETSRHHRLPEVARDRIADTLRLAERLGGEAITIPGQGVAEDVLTYARANNVTRILVAKPSRSRLQNWLRGSLVNDLIRRASNISIQVVTSEGPPVPPKTVQPHMAREPFDALPYFAAIGAVAAATVVALGVDTFVSVPNLSLVFLAAILYTAVAYGLWPSLFAVLLSVLAYNFFFLPPIYTFTISDPANVVALLFFGIVAALTSNLTARTREQVVTAQRRAREAAELYAFSRKLAATGNIDDLLWAFCYQVASLLKVSVVVLLPGKNGIAVRAGYPPEDELDEADLAAAKWSWDRNQAAGRASDTLPGARRLFLPMRTGRGIIGVLGIDRDRPGPILSPDERRLLDALSDLVAVAIERVKLAEDVETTRIAGEAERLRSTLLTSISHDLKTPLASIIGSVTTLRSLKGGVESEMQAELIATIQDESERLNRFVGNLLDMTRLESGNLRTNPQVNDVGELLETALRRASRLLAQHKLQVDLASGLPMIESDAILIEQALFNLLDNAAKYAPAGSLIRVAARRSDDRVEVSVSDEGPGIPAEQLERIFDKFHRVADGDKRSPGTGLGLAICRGFIESLGGSVTAANRTDRSGAVFTISLPLAAAAPQAKEASAPA, from the coding sequence ATGAGCCAGCCAGACCAATCAGCGCGCGAGCAACGCCCATCGCCCGACGCACTCCTCGCCGTTGCAAAGCGTGCAGGGCGCGGGAAGCTCAAGCTCTTCCTGGGTGCCGCCCCTGGAGTCGGCAAGACATACGAGATGCTGTTGACCGCAGCGGCCAGAAAGCAGGAGGGCGTCGACGTGGTCATCGGTGTCGTCGAGACCCACGGCCGCGTCGAAACGGAGCGGCTCGTCCGCGGCCTCGAAGTCATTCCGCGTCGGCGCGTGGAATATCGGGGTCGCACCCTCGATGAAATGGACCTCGACGCGGTGCTTGCGCGCAAACCTCAACTTGTCCTCGTCGATGAGCTTGCGCATACGAATGCGCCCGGTGCGCGTCACCCCAAGCGCTACATGGACGTCGAAGAACTGCTTGCGGCCGGGATCGATGTCTATACCACGCTCAATGTTCAGCATCTTGAAAGCTTGAACGATGTCGTTGCGCAGATTACCCGCATTCGGGTGCGCGAAACGCTACCTGACAGCGTGCTCGACGAAGCCGACGAAATCGAGGTCGTGGACCTGACGCCGGAGGATTTGATCCAGCGCCTCCAGGAAGGAAAAGTCTACGTCGCGCACCAGGCCGAGCGTGCGCTCAGGCATTACTTCTCGCCGGGCAATCTGACCGCCTTGCGCGAGCTTGCGCTACGGCGAGCCGCCCAGCGCGTCGACGAGCAGATGCTGAGCTACATGCAGGAGCATGCGATCGCCGGCCCTTGGGCCGCAGGCGAGCGCGTCCTTGCATGCGTGAGCGAGAATCCGAACTCGATGCAAGTAGTGCGCGAAGCCAAGCGTGTCGCCGACCATCTCAAGGCGAAATGGACGGTCCTCTACATCGAAACCTCCCGGCATCATCGGCTACCCGAAGTCGCGCGCGATCGGATAGCCGACACCCTGCGCCTGGCCGAGCGCCTCGGCGGTGAGGCGATCACGATTCCAGGCCAAGGGGTCGCGGAAGACGTCTTGACTTACGCCCGTGCCAACAACGTGACCCGCATATTGGTCGCGAAGCCAAGCCGCTCGCGACTGCAAAACTGGCTGCGGGGCTCATTGGTGAACGATCTGATCCGGCGGGCGAGCAATATCAGCATCCAGGTCGTCACGTCCGAAGGCCCGCCCGTACCACCAAAGACCGTGCAACCGCACATGGCGCGAGAGCCCTTCGACGCGCTGCCCTATTTTGCCGCGATCGGGGCGGTCGCCGCCGCGACCGTGGTAGCGCTCGGGGTCGACACGTTCGTGTCAGTCCCGAACCTTTCGCTCGTGTTCCTGGCGGCGATTCTGTACACGGCGGTGGCCTATGGCCTTTGGCCATCGCTCTTCGCGGTGCTGCTCAGCGTTCTCGCATACAACTTCTTCTTTCTACCCCCGATCTACACCTTCACCATCTCCGATCCGGCGAATGTGGTAGCACTCTTGTTCTTTGGCATTGTCGCCGCACTCACGAGCAATCTGACCGCGCGGACGCGCGAGCAAGTCGTGACGGCGCAGCGCCGCGCGCGGGAAGCGGCGGAGCTCTATGCCTTCAGCCGCAAGCTCGCCGCCACGGGCAATATCGACGACCTGCTTTGGGCGTTCTGCTATCAGGTCGCCTCACTTCTGAAGGTGAGCGTCGTGGTGCTGCTGCCGGGGAAGAATGGTATCGCCGTGCGTGCCGGTTACCCGCCCGAGGACGAGCTCGACGAGGCCGACCTTGCGGCCGCGAAATGGTCGTGGGACCGCAACCAGGCCGCAGGACGCGCATCGGACACGCTACCGGGTGCGCGGCGCCTTTTCCTGCCCATGCGCACCGGGCGCGGCATCATTGGCGTGCTTGGCATCGACAGGGATCGGCCGGGGCCAATACTTTCGCCCGACGAGCGACGGCTGCTCGACGCGCTCTCCGACCTCGTGGCGGTCGCGATAGAACGGGTGAAGCTCGCAGAGGATGTCGAGACGACGCGAATAGCCGGCGAGGCGGAGCGGCTGAGATCCACCCTGCTCACGTCGATCTCCCATGATCTCAAAACCCCGCTCGCGTCGATCATCGGCTCGGTCACCACCCTTCGATCGCTCAAAGGTGGCGTCGAATCCGAAATGCAGGCGGAGCTGATTGCGACGATCCAGGACGAGTCCGAGCGATTGAATCGCTTCGTCGGCAATCTTCTCGACATGACCCGGCTGGAATCGGGCAATCTGCGCACCAATCCTCAAGTGAACGACGTCGGCGAGCTTCTTGAAACGGCATTGCGGCGCGCGTCTCGCTTGCTCGCCCAGCACAAGCTGCAGGTCGATCTCGCCTCGGGTCTTCCGATGATAGAGAGCGATGCAATCCTGATCGAGCAGGCGCTGTTCAACCTACTCGACAACGCCGCCAAGTACGCGCCGGCCGGCTCGCTCATCCGGGTCGCAGCGCGCCGAAGCGATGATCGGGTCGAGGTGAGCGTCTCGGACGAGGGACCGGGCATTCCCGCCGAGCAGCTCGAGCGCATCTTCGATAAATTCCATCGCGTCGCGGATGGCGACAAGCGCTCGCCCGGCACCGGGCTCGGCCTCGCGATTTGCCGCGGTTTCATCGAGAGCCTTGGCGGCTCCGTCACCGCGGCAAACCGCACGGACCGCTCGGGCGCGGTCTTTACCATCTCGCTTCCCCTTGCCGCAGCGGCCCCGCAGGCCAAGGAAGCGAGTGCCCCGGCGTGA